DNA sequence from the Pedobacter schmidteae genome:
GGCCGATATGGAGTTGGCGATGGCCTGGAAAAATGGTTTGTTTTATTTTAAAGATGCTGATTTAAAAACCATTTTACGGACGTTTTCGCGATGGTACGATATGGATGTTGTATCTACAGATGTGTCAACTGACAGAAAGTTTTCTGGCAAACTATATAGAAATGTAAATGCCTACCAGGCACTGCAGGTGCTGAAGTTATTGGGCCTGGAATTTAGTGTGGAAAAAAGGGAGCAGAGGATGCCGCAGAATAATATCATTAAACCTTAAAACAAACCAAAAATATGACCAAAAAACTAACCTGAAATTTCGATTAAAGAGGGGAGATAATTACGGAGGTGTTACCAGCACCTCCGTACAAAAATCTGGACCGACCCATTAATGGGTATAAAAAATAATTCATCTAAACCATTTCTTTATTTATCCAAACATTACAAAAGTAATGAAATTAAAATTTATAAGCGGAGCTGTGCCCGACGCATGGCTCCCGGAAAAACTATTAAGAGTTATGAAGCTTACCACCTTGATGTTAATTGTAACATTGATGCAGGCAAGTGCTGTAGGATACAGCCAAAAGATATCTTTATCGGAACGAAATGTCCCCGTAGGGAAAATCTTTAAAGCAATTGAAAAACAAACCGGCTATGTGTTTCTTTATGATAACCATATTTACGGGCAGCGCGTAAGTATTGATGTGAAAAATGCAGGTATTGAAGAGGTATTGAACAATCATTTCAAAAACCTTCGCTTAACTTTTAGCATCGTTAACAACAATAATATTGTTGTAAAACAGATTCCTGAATCGTTGGCCGATAAGGTGCTCAATCTATTTAACCAGAAAAACCCAATCAAGGGTAAAATTACTGATGAAACGGGGAGACCAATACCGGGTGTTACTATTTTAAATAAAACAACTGGCAAAGGCACCATTTCGGAAAGCACAGGTAGCTACAGTATTGATGCCGATAATGGCGACCTGCTGGTATTTAGCTATATTGGATATCAACAGAAAAAAGTCAATATTGCCGGACAAACAACGGTTAATGTTTCATTGGAACCCGAAACCTCAAGTCTTGACCAGGTAGTAGTGGTAGGCTATGGTAATACCCGAAAAAAAGACCTCACCGGATCTGTAGCAGTGGTGAATGCTGCGGATATAAAAGATACTCCTTTTGCAACGATTGATAATGCCCTGGCCGGTAAGGCAAGTGGTGTTCAGGTAACTAAAGCCGACGGGTCTCCGGGCGGCGCTGTACGCATCAGGATACGGGGTTCCAGTTCTTTGCTGGGCGGAAATGACCCTTTGTACATTATTGACGGAATACCGGTTCAGGTATCGAATAATTTTATAAATCCCGGATTTGATGTAGGTAGCCCTATCGGAAATGAAATCAATGGGATGGGAGGTATGAATACAGGTTTGTCTACAGCATTTACCAACGGGCTAAATAGTTTGGGTGGTTTAAATGTAGATGATATTGAATCGATCAGTATACTCAAGGATGCTTCTTCTACAGCAATTTACGGTTCAAAAGCTGCCAATGGTGTGGTTATGATCACCACAAAAAGAGGTAAAAAGGACATGAAGCCTCAGATTACAGGAAATTACTATTCGACGGTTACCACACCCAAATTGCCTAAATTGTTAAATGCTGAGCAGTACAAAATGTTGCTCACGGAGTCTGCTCAAAACTTAATGAAAGAAGCAGATCCAGATGAAGACTATATTCCGGAAAATATAGATGTTATTTTAAACCATCCGGATACTTTTTTTGGTAAAGCGAATACCGACTGGCTGAAGGAGGTAACCCGTAATTCCGTTTCTCACAATGCAGACCTTTCGGTACAGGGCGGTGGTTCAGCTTCTAAATACTTTAGCTCAGTTTCTTTTAACCAAACGCCTGGTGTGGTAAAATCTACCGATTATCAACGGATTTCAGGTAAGTTGAATTTAGAAAACGAGATTGGTAGCAAATTCAGATTGATTACCAATTTGAATTTGGGCCATACAGATCAGAATATTGGCGATGGCGCTTATGGACAAGCATTAAGGGCACGCCCTGATTTGGCACCTTATGATGAAAACGGTATGCCTACCAGTTTTGTTGGACAAGGTGGCGAGGATTACCAGGGTTTTCAAAACCCGGTAGGATTATTACAGGCAACCAACAACGCCAAGACATTTACTATGCAAGGGTCGCTATCGGGAATATACGATATCACAAAAGTTCTGCAGTTTAAAAGTACAGTCTCTATGAATATGCAGGCTTATAACCAGCGTATTTATATGCCTAGTTTTATCCAAACAGGTACTTATTTTGGTCCAGCTACAGAAAAGTCAGGTATTGGAAGTAATTCCAACAGCAGAATGACCAATTGGTTTTTGGAAAATACACTTACCTATAGTAAGAATATAGCAGACATTCACGATATCAATGTATTGGCCGGTACATCTTACGAGACCAAAAAAAATAGTTTCTTTAGCGCTACAGCTTCAGGATATCCCAATGATCATTCCTTGAACAATCTTTCTTCGGCAATAACGCCTTTGTTTACCCGCGGCGATGAGCCTACTGAACCACAAAGTTATTTGTTGTCATTTTATTTACGGGCCAACTATAGTTTAATGGACAAATACCTGTTTACTTTTACCGGCAGAACGGATGGTTCTTCTAAGTTTGGCATCCATAATAAATTTGGGTATTTCCCTTCAGCGGCTTTGGGATGGAGAATTTCAAAAGAGAACTTTTTAAAAGAAGTAAAGTGGATAGACGATCTTAAAATAAGAGGTAGTTACGGACTAACAGGAAGTCAGAATATTGGCGACCAAATGTACCGTACTTTGTATAGTCCTAAGGCTTATGCCGGGGCAAATGCTTTAATCCCTACTCAACTGGGAAATGAAAATATCAAATGGGAAAGTACAAAATCTACTGATATCGGGCTGGATGTTTCCTTGTTTAGCAATAGATTACAACTTACTGCGGATTATTATGATAAGCGTACCAATGGAGCTTTACTTTACTTACCAGTTCCAACCAGCAGCTCTTATGCTTTCTTGCTTACCAATGCTGCAGATCTTAAAAACCAAGGTTTTGAGTTTTCTTTGCAGGGCGATATTATAAGGAATAAAAATTTTAAGTGGAATGCTTCATTTAATGTAACCTGGAACAAGACTATAGTTACTAAGTTGGATTCGAAAGCTAATTTAGGACAGTCGGGAAGTATGACTGGTCTGGAATGGCAAAATACCCGGATTGCAGAAGGAATGCCTTTGGGGATGATTCTTGGTTATACATATACTGGAATTATTAAAACTCAGGAACAACTTGATGCTTATAAAAAAGAACTTGGGCCGGCAAATACAATACTTTATCCGTTTCTTAATATTGGCGACCCTATGTACCAGTTGGATTATGAGTATTATAAGGCAAGTAAATCTGCGATTGCCGATTCAAAAACTATTATTGCAAATGCCGCACCTAAATATTATGGTGGTTTTACACAAGGTTTTGGCTACAAAAAACTAGATCTCCAATTATTCTTCACTTTTTCTCAGGGGGGCAAATTGTTATGGGGCGATCATATCAGCAGCAGGCAGTTTAACGGAACTTCCAACTCGCACGCATTGATGCTGGACCGTTACCATCCGGGAAACACAGAAACTAACCGTGAACGTTTGGTACTGGAAGGCAGCATGCCCATGCCTTCAAGCATTGATGTGTTCAGCTCTTCTTACATCAAATTAAGATCATTAAACATGAATTACAGGTTTAACCAGAGCAGGTGGATGCAACGTGCGGGATTACAGAATGCTTCAGTTTTTCTTTCGGCAACTAACCTTTTTACCATTACCAAATACCCGGGGAATGATCCTGAAACAACTAACGACACCTTTAGTGTAGGCGGAGGGTATTTTGATGTAAGTAATTATCCTGTAGTGCGTACATTTTCACTAGGATTTAAACTCGGGTTTTAACATATAATATTGAGATGAAATATATACAAATCAAATTGTTACTATTGCTGTTGTTAACATGTACATTTTTTTCATGTGAAAAGCAATTGAATGTTTTCCCTACCAATAAGTTGGTAGATGGCAATGTAATCATTGACCTTAAAAGTGCTGAAACAGTATTAAATGGGGTGTACTACGCATTTGCAAACGTGGGACTGGATTACAGTAGCGTGGAGTCTGTAAAATGGATTTCAGTTAATGAAATTTTGCCCTCAGAACTGGCTGGAACAATAGCCTATTCTTATGGTCAGGATGGGTTCATGAATATGGCTTATCGTAACAATAACCCAATACTTACAAGTAAATGGAAATATGGTTACAATATTATAAATGCGGCTAATGGTTTTTTGAAGAACGTAGGGCCGGTTGTCAGTATTCCAAACGAGCGAAAAAAACAAATGATTGGTGAAGCTAAGTTTTTACGTGCTTTCGCCAACGCCGATCTGCTACTCTACTTTGGCCATTATTATGATGTAAATAGTAAGTATGGAATCATATTAAGAGATGAATTTGTCAATTCCGAAAATGTAAAGCTGCCCAGAAGTACAGTTGCTGCTACATATGAGGCGATACTTAAAGACCTTGATGATGCTATTGCTAGCTTGCCACTTTTAAATAGTCAAATCCATTACGCGAATGTCTGGGTGGCAAAAATGCTTAAGGCAAGGGTATTGATTAATAGAGGGGCACCTGGTGATTATAACCAGGTAGTTAGTTTAACTGAGGACATTATTAATAATAGCAAATTCAAGCTCGAAACCAATTTAATAGACTTGTTTCACGTAAAAGGTTTTAGAAGTAGTGAAGTGATGTTATCCGTACAGCCTTTTCCTAACGATAATTGGAAATACTATTTGAATAATACAAGTGTTGATTTTTATGTTACTCCGGCCTTAAAAACTTTGCTGGCAAAGGATCCGAGAAAGGCCTGGATGTATAAGGATGCTGCAAATATAAATGGAATCTTGCCTTCTATAACCAAGTATTATTCGGGGCCTGCAATAAAGCCGGCAAAGACCGCCTTGGTGTGCAATAGTTATGCTTTTCGTTTAACAGAGGCTTATTTGACGCAGGCCGAGGCTATTGCTTTGTCGGGCGGCGATCTTAGTATCGCTAAATTACGCTTGAAGGACGTATTGAATTGTGCAGGAGTTACTGATTTTTCTGACATGAATGACGCGACAACTCCAGAACAGGTGCAACTAGTGGTTGTGGAGGAAGTAAGGAAAAATTTCCTGCAGGAAAGTGGCCTGGATTGGTTTGCAATGCGCAGACTGCCCTTTAAAACTTTGCAGACGTTAAGACCAAATGTTAAATCTGTTATATCGCTAACGCTTCCCATTCCTATCTCAGAGATCAATGCTAATAATTTAATTGAGCCAAATCCTGTAGATTAATTTATTTTTTATCATCAATATGAATATTATGTTTAAATCATTATATACTTCGCTTTTTGTTTTGACCGCTACAGTAGGTGCTGTAGCACAAAGTACTCTGCCGGAGAAAAAAGTTGTATTTAAAGGGGTTGCCGAAGCCAAATACAATGGCCAATATGTTTATCTTTTTTCCAATATGCCAAAGATGGTTCGTGATAGTGCAAAAATTGTCAATGGTGTTTTTAGCTTTTCTCAACCATATAATGAACCTTCTGCATACAATTTTTACAGTGGGTTTGAAAAAAAAGCCAAAAGGGATTATACCGTGCTAACGGTTCCATTTGATCATGCTTCGGAGATTGTCATAAAGGCTGATATGAATCTTTTAGAAAATTCGGAGGTAAAAGGAGCTGCAGGTTTCTCTGTTTACCATTCTTTTGTTAAAGCTACAGAACCTGTTTATGAAAAATTGATTAAAGACCTGTCGGATAAATATGGTAAAGCTTATTTGTATGATATCAAACGAGATACCACGCAACAGAAATACAAGGATATGATAGCCGAATATAATAAAGGGAAGGTTGTTTATAACGAGTTGTTGAAACAGAATTTAATCAAGACAGTAAATGAGCATCCTAACGTATTTGCATCGGTGCTATTGCTTCAGGGGTATTCGGAAAATATGGATCTGAATATCTTAGACGGGTTAAGCAGGAAGTTATCTCCAGCCGTAATGAACAATTTTTTTGGCCGTAACTTGTTAAGTCAGATTGAGGGGCGTAAGAAATCTGTTGTTGGGAATTTTGTAGAAGACTTTACTTTAAATGATCCAAAGGATCAGCCTTTAAAGTTTTCTTCTTTAAAAAATAGATATGTGCTGATAGATTTTTGGGGAAGTTGGTGTGGGCCTTGTCATGTGGCATTTAAGAATTTGAGATTGTTGCATGCAAAGTATCGTAGTAAAGGATTTGAGATTTTAGGTGTGGCTACCGAAAATAGTAAGGATGCCTGGATTAAAGACCTTGAAAAGGAAAAATTGCCTTGGTTGCAGGTAATAGATGAACAAGGTAATAAAAGCATTTCCCTTAAGCAGTTTGCAGTGAATAAGTATCCGACAACAGTTTTGGTTGATCCCAATGGGAAAATTGTTGGTAGAGATTTGAGTATTAAGGCACTGGAGGAGATATTGGATAAAATATAGTTATTGCTGCCGATGAGGGGCTTTTACTGACCCTCATCGGCTTTTTTGAATTATAAAACTTAGGTCAATAAAAAATAATCTTTTTTCATTGTTTTTTTGAACCAATCCAGTCCTCGATTGTTTTTTAAGTAACATCTGTTCGCTCCCCCAATTGACGCTGTAAAAATAAAGGAGAGTTGTCATGGAAACATTTTCCACAAAATTCAGAGCAGGCAGCCTGCATCTGAATGCTTTAGTGACCGAATATGATCATCATCAGAAATTTAAAGTAGAACTGGTAACTGAAGAACCACAGCCTATTTTGTTGACACGTTCTGCAAAAGGAGAGTGGCTGGTTACTGAACGCGGTTCCCGGAACTTTTCCGACGTTGCACTTCAACAACTTACCCAGGCTATAGAAACGCAGCTGAGTAAAATATATGGCGTAAATAGTATGCTGGTACTCACAGATTTTTCTGATTCTGCAAAAAATGCCGGAAAGTATGCCACGGCACTAGCCCATCAGTTGAATACTGAAAAAGTAATGTTATATCACTCGTATGAGTCCTTAGCGTTAATACCCAATGCGTTTGCTCCGGTTTCCGAAAGTTTACTGGAATCGCCAGAGAAAAGTCTGGAAATGATGAGCGAACAAAAAAAAGATCTGGAAAAGCTAGCGCCCGACCAAGCCGAAATAGAGATACATACCGATGAAAGAAATCTGATCAATGCAGTAAATGCACTTGTTGGACAGCGACAAGCCGGCCTGGTAGTTGCAGGCATAAAAGGTAAAAACAGTTTGGAAAGAATATTGGTAGGCAGTAATACCGTCAATTTGGCCAAAGACTGCTTGGCGCCTTTACTGATTGTGCCACCGGGAGCGAGCTTTAAACCAATAAAAAATATCGTTTTTGCCTGTGATCTAAAGAAAGTTTCCAAATCTACTCCCGTACTGCCAATAAAGGCTTTTGTAAAGGCTTTGGGGGCAAGGCTAACCATTTTAAATGTAGATGATGATAGAAAACGTTTCGATCCCGGTACCATTGAGGAAATGACTCACCTACACGAACTCTGGGACGATCAGAAACCTGAATATCATTATATTGAACATGAAGATACCGTTCGGGGGATTATGGAATTTGCAAGTCGGGTAGATGCGGAGCTAGTCATTACTATTCCCAAACAGTATGGTTTTTTTGAAAACATTTTTCATCGCAGTATGACACAAAAATTAGCTTACCATAGCCATTTGCCTTTGCTGCTTTTTAAAGAAGATTTATGAAAAAAATATAGCTAAATGTCTTTATGCAATGTCATGGTGGACTAAGATAATTTCTACATTTTTGCGTATAATTGAGTAGAAATCCTTTTTAGATGATGTTTTTTGCAAGAAAACAATTTTTGTTAATACTCCTTATAGCCATATTTAGCTCGTTTACTTCATTGGCTCAAAGAAAGGATGCCTCAAAAAATGTTTTGCCATCAGATACTGTAAAACAAAGCTTTGTAGCCAGGATGCAGGACTTTGCGAAAGCATCTTCAAAAAAAAGTGCAGATGAGTTTGAAGCTGATAAGGCAAATATCATTCAGAATAAGGTTTTTAATGAGGTTAAAAGAACCGTACAAAAAGCAAAAATATATTTGAAAGGTAACCTGGATACACCAGGGATTAAAACCGACCTTAAGAAGATAGATGAAGATTTTTTAGTCGCCGGTGACGGTGTTTTTACCAACAAAGGAAGTGCGCAAACCTTTCGTAACCTTACCGCCACCTCAAAAATACTTCGGGAGCTACTGAGTCAGGCAAATGCACGAAAATTAAAGCTCGACATTCGTCAACAGGAGCTGAGTAATTTCAGATATGAATTGGATTCTCTGACCAATGTGCCCGCATTATTTAAATTTCCTGCAGACTCGGTTAGTTTAACAAGATATCTGCAAAAATTAGTTTTGATCGCTTATGAAATCAAACCTGTAGACAGTTCGTTAAAATTAGCCAGTAATAATATTCAGGCATTGCTGAATCAAGTTAATCTAACTGTTTTCAAATTAGAAAACAATCTGGGAGAAATTGAAACCTACCAGAAAGAAATGGCTGGAAGTACTTATAAACAGGAATTTGAATATATATGGAATTCAGAAGACAATTACCGGCCTTTTCATGAAATATTGACTTATTCTAAAATAAAAGGCTTACTCACACTTAGTTTTTACACCGAAAATAATGCAGGTAAACTGTTTGCCTTAGTCGTACTCATCTTTATTTCGTTTGTTTACCTCCGGTCCCTTAAAGGCATTTATCAGGAAAATAAGCTATTAAAAGCTGATTTTGAAGGACAGTTGGTATTAAAGTACCCTTTCTTTTCTGCACTGTTGTTGATCATCAGTTTGTTTCAGTTTATCTTTTTCTCGCCACCTTTTATTTTAAATCTGATTTTTTGGGCCATATCCTGCATTTGTCTCAGCATAATTTTTAAAAGTTATGTAAGCAGGTACTGGATGGGTATTTGGCTGTCTATGGTTTGTTTGTTTTTTATCGCAGCAGTTGATAATCTGATTTTGCAGGCTTCAAGAACCGAACGATGGCTGATGTTGTTTTTTGCTATCACCGGCATTTTTATTGGTTTGTTTTCATTAACGAAAGGACATCGCGAGGACCTTAAGGAAAAGTGGATTTTATATGCCATAGGATTTATGGTTGCACTAGAAACAGGAGCTATAGTTGCTAATCTTTTTGGAAGATATAATCTGGCAAAGACATTGTTTCTGAGTGGTTATCTTAATGTTGTTGTTGCTATTCTCTTTCTTTGGGTAGTGCGTTTTATAAACGAAGGGTTGTTTTTGGCATTTAATGTTTACACAGGGCAAGACAGAAAGTTATTTTATCTCAATTTTGAACGTGTAGGTAAAAGAGCTCCATTGTTGTTTTATATGTTGCTTTTTGTAGGCTGGCTGGTGCTATTTGGTCGTAATTTTCCAGCTTACGAATATTTTTCCAAACCGCTCAAAGATTTTTTCGGTCAGGAACGTACAATTGGGAACTATACATTTACCATCAATAATATGATGCTGTTTATCGCTATCATGGTTATTTCGGTTGTTGTATCCAAAATTGTATCTTTTTTTGCGTCCGACAGGCGAGAGGGTAGTTACAAAGATGATAAAGCCGTCAGGCAGGGAATTGGAAGTTGGCTGTTACTGGTTCGCATTACGATCCTTGCTATAGGGTTGTTTTTAGCGGTTGCTGCGGCGGGTATTCCGGTAGATCGGATTGTTATTGTTTTGGGTGCATTGGGAGTGGGAATTGGTTTCGGTTTGCAAACGCTGGTCAATAATCTGGTAAGTGGACTTATTATAGCCTTTGAAAAGCCTGTTAATGTGGGCGATATTGTTGATGTTGATGGTCAGGGTGGTACTATGAAATCTATTGGTTTCCGGAGTAGTGTAATTTCTACCTGGGATGGCGCTGATGTTGTGATGCCAAACGGTGATCTTCTGAACTCGCATCTGGTCAACTGGTCTTTAGGCGGTAACCGTAAACGAGTTGCTATTCAGATTGGAGTTGCTTATGATTCGGACCTGGAAAAGGTGAGGGTGATATTGTTGGAAATATTAAATAAGGAACTGCGTGTAAGCAAAAGTCCTGTGCCAGTTGTTCTATTTGAACAGTTTAATAGTAGCTCTATTGATGTAAAAATATATTTCTGGACAAAACATATTGGTGAAGTTTTTAGCACAAAAAGCGATCTGATTATTGCCGTGAACGATGCATTTAAAACACACAATATTGTAATTCCTTTTCCTCAACACGAGGTTTACATTCGTAAGGCTGAAGGGTAGGTCGCTTACTTTTGCACTATTTTTTGAGTTGTGGCTTATTTAATGCATAAAGGAAGCCATTGGTATCACCAAAATAAAGCACCTGATTTTCTACTACAGGAGTGCAAAGTATAGAGCCCAAGGCAAGAATACTTTGTTCAACCTTTGTGTAGTCTGGACCATAAAGGTTTATTCCTGCCTTAAGTTTATCGTTATTATCAAACAAGGTGTGGTAGGCTAATTTGCTTTCCTCGGTTTGAAAAGTTGATTTTATTGCTCCCGTTTCAGGATCCACAAAGTATATCTTTCCGTTAAAGCAGCCGAATACTATTTCTCCGTCTAGATTGGTGGCGGTAGCATATACGCGCATGGCTAAAGGGAGTGTCCATTTTATTTCTCCCGATGATGCATTCATACAGTAAAAGCGATGGGTGTCCGAAGTTCCAAAATAGATGTTCGCATTGTAAACCAGAGGGCTGGCAATTACCCAGCTTCCACGTTCTTTCATATTCCAGTTACCTGTTCCTGTTTTAAGATTTAACGCATAGATGTTGTAGTCTCTGCTACCAAAAAAAATGGTACTGTCGCGTATCGTAACTGCCTTTTGTATTTCGCCTTTAGGAAAACCGACATCACCTACAGTTTTAAATTTCCAGATTAGTTTTCCCGTTTTTGCATCTAAAGTATATAGGTGTCCATCATAACTCCCGGTTATTACTTTGTTGCCGTTAACAACAGGACTGGCATGAACAATGCCCTGGGTTTGATATGCCCAAAGCATTTTTCCAGTATGAGCGTCAATTGCGTAGATGTTACCATCTCCACTTCCTATATAGATAGTGTGGTTATTTACAACCGGCGAGGAGAGGTAATAGTCCCATAGATCATATTTTTTTTCTCCTTTTGTCTTAAAAATCCAATTGATATTCCCATTTGTTTTATTCAACGCATAAATGTACCCATCTGCGGACGAGAAAAGAACTGAGTTTTGATGTATGGCAGGCGAAGAATGTACCTGTCCTTTTGTTTTAAATTTCCAGGCCAATTTGCCGGTACTTTTGTTTAGTGCATAAAAATTGCTGTCCGCACTTCCAAAATAGATCAACTGATTACTAATTACCGGTGTTGAATGTATGGCAGCCCTCGCAGCAAATTTCCACAGGGTGGTCTGAGCATTTGTTGTTTCTACATAAAACCAGCACAACAGGAGAGCCGTAAAAAAGGATATGTTTTTTAGAGGAAAGCGTTTGATGATCATAATTCTTAAGATTATTTATAAATATAAAAGAAATAGGCTATTCCTGGTAACATTTTGATTTAAGAGCAGTACTCCATTTTTAAAATTGTATTTCTTTAAAGTTTATTTTGATTGAATTTTAATCTTAATGTAGCTTGTATTTATAGCATTCATTGTTTCATTTTGTTCATTATTGACTTTTTAAGCTAATTTTATTTTTATTGGCATAATTATTTCATAATTAAAACGATTAATTGAGTTCTCATTTTGTAGAATATTTTACTCAAAAATACCCATGTTAATTTAATGTTTACAGTGATTTTGCTGTGTGTTAAGACCATTTTGTGGCTTTTAATGCTGTTTAAGGCTATTTCTGTTTTTGTATGTTTATTTTGGCTTGATTGTTATTAAAAATTTTGATTTTTTAATGAAAAAGACATGAATTCTATTTAATTTGCTAGAGGTAAATTAAATTATACTTATAAGAAATTGTTGTTTGGTTGTAGTGATTTTTCCGGTGAATTTATGTCCCCGAAGAAGAATATTCATTATGTCGGGCAAGAAGATTTTTAAGTAGA
Encoded proteins:
- a CDS encoding TonB-dependent receptor gives rise to the protein MKLKFISGAVPDAWLPEKLLRVMKLTTLMLIVTLMQASAVGYSQKISLSERNVPVGKIFKAIEKQTGYVFLYDNHIYGQRVSIDVKNAGIEEVLNNHFKNLRLTFSIVNNNNIVVKQIPESLADKVLNLFNQKNPIKGKITDETGRPIPGVTILNKTTGKGTISESTGSYSIDADNGDLLVFSYIGYQQKKVNIAGQTTVNVSLEPETSSLDQVVVVGYGNTRKKDLTGSVAVVNAADIKDTPFATIDNALAGKASGVQVTKADGSPGGAVRIRIRGSSSLLGGNDPLYIIDGIPVQVSNNFINPGFDVGSPIGNEINGMGGMNTGLSTAFTNGLNSLGGLNVDDIESISILKDASSTAIYGSKAANGVVMITTKRGKKDMKPQITGNYYSTVTTPKLPKLLNAEQYKMLLTESAQNLMKEADPDEDYIPENIDVILNHPDTFFGKANTDWLKEVTRNSVSHNADLSVQGGGSASKYFSSVSFNQTPGVVKSTDYQRISGKLNLENEIGSKFRLITNLNLGHTDQNIGDGAYGQALRARPDLAPYDENGMPTSFVGQGGEDYQGFQNPVGLLQATNNAKTFTMQGSLSGIYDITKVLQFKSTVSMNMQAYNQRIYMPSFIQTGTYFGPATEKSGIGSNSNSRMTNWFLENTLTYSKNIADIHDINVLAGTSYETKKNSFFSATASGYPNDHSLNNLSSAITPLFTRGDEPTEPQSYLLSFYLRANYSLMDKYLFTFTGRTDGSSKFGIHNKFGYFPSAALGWRISKENFLKEVKWIDDLKIRGSYGLTGSQNIGDQMYRTLYSPKAYAGANALIPTQLGNENIKWESTKSTDIGLDVSLFSNRLQLTADYYDKRTNGALLYLPVPTSSSYAFLLTNAADLKNQGFEFSLQGDIIRNKNFKWNASFNVTWNKTIVTKLDSKANLGQSGSMTGLEWQNTRIAEGMPLGMILGYTYTGIIKTQEQLDAYKKELGPANTILYPFLNIGDPMYQLDYEYYKASKSAIADSKTIIANAAPKYYGGFTQGFGYKKLDLQLFFTFSQGGKLLWGDHISSRQFNGTSNSHALMLDRYHPGNTETNRERLVLEGSMPMPSSIDVFSSSYIKLRSLNMNYRFNQSRWMQRAGLQNASVFLSATNLFTITKYPGNDPETTNDTFSVGGGYFDVSNYPVVRTFSLGFKLGF
- a CDS encoding mechanosensitive ion channel family protein: MMFFARKQFLLILLIAIFSSFTSLAQRKDASKNVLPSDTVKQSFVARMQDFAKASSKKSADEFEADKANIIQNKVFNEVKRTVQKAKIYLKGNLDTPGIKTDLKKIDEDFLVAGDGVFTNKGSAQTFRNLTATSKILRELLSQANARKLKLDIRQQELSNFRYELDSLTNVPALFKFPADSVSLTRYLQKLVLIAYEIKPVDSSLKLASNNIQALLNQVNLTVFKLENNLGEIETYQKEMAGSTYKQEFEYIWNSEDNYRPFHEILTYSKIKGLLTLSFYTENNAGKLFALVVLIFISFVYLRSLKGIYQENKLLKADFEGQLVLKYPFFSALLLIISLFQFIFFSPPFILNLIFWAISCICLSIIFKSYVSRYWMGIWLSMVCLFFIAAVDNLILQASRTERWLMLFFAITGIFIGLFSLTKGHREDLKEKWILYAIGFMVALETGAIVANLFGRYNLAKTLFLSGYLNVVVAILFLWVVRFINEGLFLAFNVYTGQDRKLFYLNFERVGKRAPLLFYMLLFVGWLVLFGRNFPAYEYFSKPLKDFFGQERTIGNYTFTINNMMLFIAIMVISVVVSKIVSFFASDRREGSYKDDKAVRQGIGSWLLLVRITILAIGLFLAVAAAGIPVDRIVIVLGALGVGIGFGLQTLVNNLVSGLIIAFEKPVNVGDIVDVDGQGGTMKSIGFRSSVISTWDGADVVMPNGDLLNSHLVNWSLGGNRKRVAIQIGVAYDSDLEKVRVILLEILNKELRVSKSPVPVVLFEQFNSSSIDVKIYFWTKHIGEVFSTKSDLIIAVNDAFKTHNIVIPFPQHEVYIRKAEG
- a CDS encoding RagB/SusD family nutrient uptake outer membrane protein, which gives rise to MKYIQIKLLLLLLLTCTFFSCEKQLNVFPTNKLVDGNVIIDLKSAETVLNGVYYAFANVGLDYSSVESVKWISVNEILPSELAGTIAYSYGQDGFMNMAYRNNNPILTSKWKYGYNIINAANGFLKNVGPVVSIPNERKKQMIGEAKFLRAFANADLLLYFGHYYDVNSKYGIILRDEFVNSENVKLPRSTVAATYEAILKDLDDAIASLPLLNSQIHYANVWVAKMLKARVLINRGAPGDYNQVVSLTEDIINNSKFKLETNLIDLFHVKGFRSSEVMLSVQPFPNDNWKYYLNNTSVDFYVTPALKTLLAKDPRKAWMYKDAANINGILPSITKYYSGPAIKPAKTALVCNSYAFRLTEAYLTQAEAIALSGGDLSIAKLRLKDVLNCAGVTDFSDMNDATTPEQVQLVVVEEVRKNFLQESGLDWFAMRRLPFKTLQTLRPNVKSVISLTLPIPISEINANNLIEPNPVD
- a CDS encoding universal stress protein: METFSTKFRAGSLHLNALVTEYDHHQKFKVELVTEEPQPILLTRSAKGEWLVTERGSRNFSDVALQQLTQAIETQLSKIYGVNSMLVLTDFSDSAKNAGKYATALAHQLNTEKVMLYHSYESLALIPNAFAPVSESLLESPEKSLEMMSEQKKDLEKLAPDQAEIEIHTDERNLINAVNALVGQRQAGLVVAGIKGKNSLERILVGSNTVNLAKDCLAPLLIVPPGASFKPIKNIVFACDLKKVSKSTPVLPIKAFVKALGARLTILNVDDDRKRFDPGTIEEMTHLHELWDDQKPEYHYIEHEDTVRGIMEFASRVDAELVITIPKQYGFFENIFHRSMTQKLAYHSHLPLLLFKEDL
- a CDS encoding TlpA disulfide reductase family protein: MFKSLYTSLFVLTATVGAVAQSTLPEKKVVFKGVAEAKYNGQYVYLFSNMPKMVRDSAKIVNGVFSFSQPYNEPSAYNFYSGFEKKAKRDYTVLTVPFDHASEIVIKADMNLLENSEVKGAAGFSVYHSFVKATEPVYEKLIKDLSDKYGKAYLYDIKRDTTQQKYKDMIAEYNKGKVVYNELLKQNLIKTVNEHPNVFASVLLLQGYSENMDLNILDGLSRKLSPAVMNNFFGRNLLSQIEGRKKSVVGNFVEDFTLNDPKDQPLKFSSLKNRYVLIDFWGSWCGPCHVAFKNLRLLHAKYRSKGFEILGVATENSKDAWIKDLEKEKLPWLQVIDEQGNKSISLKQFAVNKYPTTVLVDPNGKIVGRDLSIKALEEILDKI